One Scyliorhinus canicula chromosome 12, sScyCan1.1, whole genome shotgun sequence genomic region harbors:
- the abhd11 gene encoding protein ABHD11 isoform X2: MLLRSWRWVGALGVRLPIPAPLRGAGRTSAGKPVDLAYDVIDGRNTETPLICLHGLFGSRSNFYSVAKALSQRTGRMPELIERLVVVDVTPSQTFSHTDFPKFITAMRAVTVDGDLTRSAARNQVEQQLQPYIEDIRIRQFLLTNLVERDGQYVWRVNLEAVANHMDYILTFPKFNTPYTAPTVFLGGGNSPYISSKDYPEIKRLFPNSVIQHVPGTGHWVHAEKPHDFINAICTFLGTS, encoded by the exons ATGCTGTTGAGAAGTTGGCGCTGGGTCGGGGCGCTGGGGGTGCGTCTCCCGATCCCGGCTCCGCTCCGAGGAGCCGGCCGGACATCAGCGGGGAA ACCAGTGGACCTGGCCTATGATGTAATAGATGGCAGAAATACCGAGACTCCCCTGATCTGCCTCCATGGTCTCTTTGGCAGTAGATCAAACTTTTATTCAGTTGCCAAGGCATTGTCACAACGGacaggcaggatg CCAGAACTGATCGAAAGGCTTGTCGTGGTGGATGTCACTCCCAGTCAGACTTTCTCGCATACGGATTTCCCAAAATTCATCACTGCCATGAGGGCAGTAACAGTGGATGGTGACTTGACGAGGTCCGCTGCACGAAACCAAGTTGAACAACAGCTCCAACCATACATTGAG GATATCCGCATCAGGCAGTTTCTCCTAACGAATCTGGTGGAACGTGATGGCCAATATGTTTGGCGGGTTAACCTGGAGGCCGTTGCAAACCATATGGATTATATTTTGACCTTCCCAAAATTCAACACTCCTTACACTGCCCCCACCGTCTTCCTGGGTGGAGGCAATTCTCCTTACATCAG CTCCAAGGATTATCCTGAGATCAAGCGGCTATTTCCCAATTCTGTCATCCAACATGTTCCAGGAACTGGTCATTGGGTCCATGCTGAGAAACCACATGACTTTATAAATGCCATCTGCACATTCCTGGGAACCAGTTAG
- the abhd11 gene encoding protein ABHD11 isoform X1, which yields MLLRSWRWVGALGVRLPIPAPLRGAGRTSAGKPVDLAYDVIDGRNTETPLICLHGLFGSRSNFYSVAKALSQRTGRMVVTVDTRNHGDSEHSPVMTYEAMSLDFQNLLDKLQLPKCILIGHSMGGKIAMTTALLRPELIERLVVVDVTPSQTFSHTDFPKFITAMRAVTVDGDLTRSAARNQVEQQLQPYIEDIRIRQFLLTNLVERDGQYVWRVNLEAVANHMDYILTFPKFNTPYTAPTVFLGGGNSPYISSKDYPEIKRLFPNSVIQHVPGTGHWVHAEKPHDFINAICTFLGTS from the exons ATGCTGTTGAGAAGTTGGCGCTGGGTCGGGGCGCTGGGGGTGCGTCTCCCGATCCCGGCTCCGCTCCGAGGAGCCGGCCGGACATCAGCGGGGAA ACCAGTGGACCTGGCCTATGATGTAATAGATGGCAGAAATACCGAGACTCCCCTGATCTGCCTCCATGGTCTCTTTGGCAGTAGATCAAACTTTTATTCAGTTGCCAAGGCATTGTCACAACGGacaggcaggatg GTGGTGACAGTGGATACCCGTAACCATGGTGATAGCGAACACAGTCCAGTGATGACCTATGAAGCAATGAGCCTTGACTTTCAGAACTTGCTAGACAAGTTACAGCTCCCAAAGTGTATTCTGATTGGGCACAGCATGGGTGGCAAGATTGCTATGACGACGGCACTGCTAAGA CCAGAACTGATCGAAAGGCTTGTCGTGGTGGATGTCACTCCCAGTCAGACTTTCTCGCATACGGATTTCCCAAAATTCATCACTGCCATGAGGGCAGTAACAGTGGATGGTGACTTGACGAGGTCCGCTGCACGAAACCAAGTTGAACAACAGCTCCAACCATACATTGAG GATATCCGCATCAGGCAGTTTCTCCTAACGAATCTGGTGGAACGTGATGGCCAATATGTTTGGCGGGTTAACCTGGAGGCCGTTGCAAACCATATGGATTATATTTTGACCTTCCCAAAATTCAACACTCCTTACACTGCCCCCACCGTCTTCCTGGGTGGAGGCAATTCTCCTTACATCAG CTCCAAGGATTATCCTGAGATCAAGCGGCTATTTCCCAATTCTGTCATCCAACATGTTCCAGGAACTGGTCATTGGGTCCATGCTGAGAAACCACATGACTTTATAAATGCCATCTGCACATTCCTGGGAACCAGTTAG